One genomic region from Branchiostoma lanceolatum isolate klBraLanc5 chromosome 7, klBraLanc5.hap2, whole genome shotgun sequence encodes:
- the LOC136439048 gene encoding aquaporin-4-like, with protein MGRLFDRKELTSLNFYRAIAGEFFAMLLFVFIGIGSTTGWPGGPTSPSMVQIALAFGIAIATMVQCFGHISGGHVNPAVTIALLLTGKVTILRAVLYIIAQLVGAIAGAGLVYAVTPEAVRGGLGVTGLGAGMSAGMGFGVELLLTFQLVLTIFATVDSNRTDLNGSASLSIGLSVVIGHLFGVKYTGASMNPARSFGPVVVMNAWDNHWVYWVGPIAGAILAAWLYEFVLDPAATTGRLRRCVTCASPEDQPIHDAELTDIKKLDTEGI; from the exons ATGGGTCGTTTATTTGATAGAAAAGAGTTGACGAGCCTCAACTTTTACAGAGCAATCGCGGGCGAGTTTTTCGCGATGCTGCTCTTTGTTTTTATCGGGATCGGATCTACAACGGGGTGGCCAGGCGGGCCCACCTCACCGAGCATGGTACAGATCGCCCTGGCCTTCGGTATTGCGATCGCTACTATGGTacaatgcttcggtcacatctCCGGCGGGCACGTCAATCCAGCGGTCACCATCGCGTTACTCCTGACGGGAAAAGTCACCATCCTGCGGGCCGTTCTCTACATCATCGCTCAACTGGTGGGTGCCATCGCGGGAGCCGGGCTGGTGTACGCCGTGACACCGGAGGCCGTCCGCGGAGGGCTCGGCGTCACCGGCCTGGGCGCCGGGATGTCAGCAGGCATGGGGTTCGGCGTGGAGCTCCTGCTCACCTTCCAGCTCGTCCTCACCATCTTCGCCACCGTGGACTCCAACCGCACCGACCTGAACGGCTCGGCCTCTCTCTCCATCGGTCTCTCTGTCGTCATCGGTCATCTATTTGGG GTGAAGTACACAGGCGCCAGCATGAACCCCGCCCGCTCCTTCGGTCCTGTCGTCGTCATGAACGCCTGGGATAACCACTGG GTGTACTGGGTGGGCCCTATCGCCGGAGCCATCCTGGCCGCTTGGCTGTACGAGTTCGTCCTGGACCCGGCCGCGACCACCGGGCGGCTGCGGCGGTGTGTGACGTGCGCCTCCCCCGAGGACCAACCCATCCACGATGCCGAGCTCACCGACATCAAGAAACTGGACACCGAGG GTATCTGA
- the LOC136439051 gene encoding alpha-2,8-sialyltransferase 8B-like produces the protein MIRPLFHATVFFGICLITVGLLYVYKLTDSLHLARIFARRLNMTRQDNPRLPPNYTDQLMTEREAHFNMTNIWKMRNITGKYFNPKLHIIYFSDFHIFMQKCDPHTFTLRNSHPRRPRPCNVVYTPIEQYRTCAVVGNGGILLHSSCGAEIDAHEFVIRSNLPPVHDYRRDVGSRTDLTIVNVKRLVQITEALQTFNSTLRKDMLARLGQSPGMIFSYSFAFIGSKARYRMQIVDTAIKNNHLSTITAFPSRSFLDSKRLYIELVGKHWSFASTGLNTFALASTFCDRISMYGFYPMSRYQNKRVPYHYYDKLPPSGRHDFDEEFAMLRQMDADGVIKHVVGKCNIHSENTIRSGKNVNVTKPTRRRS, from the exons ATGATCAGACCTTTATTCCATGCTACAGTATTTTTCGGTATCTGCCTGATAACTGTAGGCTTGTTGTACGTGTACAAGCTGACCGACTCGTTACACCTGGCGCGGATATTTGCCCGTCGTCTGAACATGACCAGACAGGACAATCCCCGGCTTCCACCGAATTATACCGATCAGCTGATGACGGAAAGAGAAGCCCACTTCAACATGACAAACATTTGGAAAATGCG GAATATCACTGGGAAGTATTTTAATCCGAAGTTGCACATCATCTATTTCTCGGACTTTCacatcttcatgcaaaaatGTGACCCTCATACTTTCACACTGCGCAACTCGCACCCACGCCGCCCGAGACCCTGCAACGTTGTGTACACGCCAATCGAGCAGTATCGGACATGCGCAGTGGTGGGTAACGGCGGTATACTCCTCCATAGCAGCTGTGGTGCTGAGATAGACGCTCACGAGTTCGTCATCCGCTCCAACCTGCCGCCCGTACATGACTACCGGAGGGATGTGGGCAGTAGGACCGACTTGACCATTGTAAATGTTAAGCGGCTTGTACAGATCACAGAGGCCCTTCAGACCTTCAACTCGACACTTCGGAAAGACATGCTGGCTCGTCTTGGTCAGTCGCCGGGGATGATCTTCAGTTATTCATTCGCTTTCATTGGGTCAAAGGCAAGATACAGGATGCAGATAGTCGACACTGCGATCAAAAACAACCACCTGTCAACGATAACGGCCTTCCCGTCCAGGTCTTTCTTGGACAGCAAACG TTTATACATAGAACTCGTGGGAAAACACTGGAGTTTCGCCTCGACCGGCCTGAACACATTCGCCCTGGCCTCCACCTTCTGTGACAGGATCTCCATGTACGGCTTCTACCCCATGTCTAGATACCAGAACAAGCGCGTTCCCTACCACTACTACGACAAACTTCCGCCCAGTGGCCGCCATGACTTTGACGAGGAGTTTGCCATGTTGCGGCAAATGGATGCAGATGGAGTTATAAAACACGTAGTCGGGAAATGCAATATACATTCTGAAAATACAATACGTTCTGGTAAGAATGTGAATGTGACAAAGCCAACACGAAGACGTTCATAG
- the LOC136439050 gene encoding alpha-2,8-sialyltransferase 8B-like isoform X2, producing MRHSYDTVSSWNMSRSAAPSNLRPLETFPHQPMLKRKVHFNMTNIWKVREITRKYFDPKKHIIYFSDFDIFMRECNSLKFTLRDSPKNPCNVVHTPIKHYRTCAVVGNGGILLESRCGAEIDSHDFVIRFNQPPIHDYRTDVGSRTNLTLVNGKRLKEISRTLQSIYGKTLKTATSHKDLQLFESPGMIFSYPFIFTKKRQVEMRLIDTAIKNYNKTTITAFPSTSFLDSKRVYEELVGKHWNFTSTGLNTFALASTFCDRISMYGFYPMPLYQSRSIPYHYYDKRLPSGSHDFDGEFAMLQQLNVDGVIRHVLGECKPAADA from the exons ATGCGTCACTCATATGACACTGTGTCTTCATGG AACATGAGTCGATCAGCCGCTCCATCCAACCTCCGGCCGCTGGAGACTTTTCCGCACCAGCCCATGTTAAAAAGAAAAGTCCACTTCAACATGACAAACATTTGGAAAGTGCG GGAAATTACCCGGAAATATTTTGATCCGAAGAAACACATTATCTATTTTTCGGACTTCGATATCTTCATGAGAGAATGCAACTCACTGAAATTTACTCTTCGGGACTCACCTAAAAATCCCTGCAACGTTGTGCACACGCCCATCAAGCACTATCGGACATGCGCAGTAGTGGGTAACGGAGGTATACTTCTCGAAAGTAGGTGTGGTGCTGAGATAGACAGTCACGATTTCGTCATCCGTTTTAACCAGCCACCAATACATGACTATCGGACGGATGTGGGCAGCAGGACCAACTTGACGCTTGTAAATGGAAAGCGGTTGAAAGAGATCAGCCGAACCCTTCAATCTATCTATGGCAAGACGTTGAAGACAGCCACGTCTCATAAGGATCTTCAGCTGTTTGAGTCACCTGGGATGATCTTCAGCTACCCATTTATCTTTACTAAGAAAAGACAGGTTGAAATGCGGCTAATCGACACCGCCAtcaaaaattacaacaaaacgACCATAACTGCTTTTCCGTCCACATCTTTCTTGGACAGCAAACG GGTGTACGAAGAACTTGTGGGGAAACATTGGAACTTCACCTCGACTGGCCTGAACACCTTCGCCCTGGCCTCCACCTTCTGTGACAGGATCTCCATGTACGGCTTCTACCCCATGCCTTTGTACCAGAGCAGGAGCATTCCCTACCACTACTACGACAAGCGTCTGCCCAGCGGAAGTCATGATTTTGACGGAGAGTTTGCCATGTTGCAGCAACTGAATGTCGACGGAGTTATAAGACATGTACTTGGAGAATGCAAGCCTGCAGCTGACGCTTGA
- the LOC136439050 gene encoding alpha-2,8-sialyltransferase 8B-like isoform X1, with product MDRLTPLTTRRGVMITPCFYAKIFFGISLVTIAISMFWMYVYEPAADLHLTVKFVRPQNMSRSAAPSNLRPLETFPHQPMLKRKVHFNMTNIWKVREITRKYFDPKKHIIYFSDFDIFMRECNSLKFTLRDSPKNPCNVVHTPIKHYRTCAVVGNGGILLESRCGAEIDSHDFVIRFNQPPIHDYRTDVGSRTNLTLVNGKRLKEISRTLQSIYGKTLKTATSHKDLQLFESPGMIFSYPFIFTKKRQVEMRLIDTAIKNYNKTTITAFPSTSFLDSKRVYEELVGKHWNFTSTGLNTFALASTFCDRISMYGFYPMPLYQSRSIPYHYYDKRLPSGSHDFDGEFAMLQQLNVDGVIRHVLGECKPAADA from the exons ATGG ATCGGTTGACACCATTGACCACCAGGAGAGGCGTCATGATCACACCATGTTTCTATGCAAAAATATTCTTCGGTATTAGCCTGGTCACCATTGCGATATCGATGTTTTGGATGTATGTATACGAGCCAGCTGCCGACCTGCACCTAACGGTAAAGTTCGTCCGTCCACAGAACATGAGTCGATCAGCCGCTCCATCCAACCTCCGGCCGCTGGAGACTTTTCCGCACCAGCCCATGTTAAAAAGAAAAGTCCACTTCAACATGACAAACATTTGGAAAGTGCG GGAAATTACCCGGAAATATTTTGATCCGAAGAAACACATTATCTATTTTTCGGACTTCGATATCTTCATGAGAGAATGCAACTCACTGAAATTTACTCTTCGGGACTCACCTAAAAATCCCTGCAACGTTGTGCACACGCCCATCAAGCACTATCGGACATGCGCAGTAGTGGGTAACGGAGGTATACTTCTCGAAAGTAGGTGTGGTGCTGAGATAGACAGTCACGATTTCGTCATCCGTTTTAACCAGCCACCAATACATGACTATCGGACGGATGTGGGCAGCAGGACCAACTTGACGCTTGTAAATGGAAAGCGGTTGAAAGAGATCAGCCGAACCCTTCAATCTATCTATGGCAAGACGTTGAAGACAGCCACGTCTCATAAGGATCTTCAGCTGTTTGAGTCACCTGGGATGATCTTCAGCTACCCATTTATCTTTACTAAGAAAAGACAGGTTGAAATGCGGCTAATCGACACCGCCAtcaaaaattacaacaaaacgACCATAACTGCTTTTCCGTCCACATCTTTCTTGGACAGCAAACG GGTGTACGAAGAACTTGTGGGGAAACATTGGAACTTCACCTCGACTGGCCTGAACACCTTCGCCCTGGCCTCCACCTTCTGTGACAGGATCTCCATGTACGGCTTCTACCCCATGCCTTTGTACCAGAGCAGGAGCATTCCCTACCACTACTACGACAAGCGTCTGCCCAGCGGAAGTCATGATTTTGACGGAGAGTTTGCCATGTTGCAGCAACTGAATGTCGACGGAGTTATAAGACATGTACTTGGAGAATGCAAGCCTGCAGCTGACGCTTGA
- the LOC136439052 gene encoding alpha-2,8-sialyltransferase 8B-like produces MDRLTPLITRRGVMTTPCFYVRIFFGISLVTIAMFWVYEPAADLHLTVKFVRPQNMSRPATPSNLRPLETFPHQPMLKRKVHFNMTNIWKVREITRKYFDPKKHIIYFSDFDIFMEKCDYQTFTLRDSPERPCNVVHTPIKHYRTCAVVGNGGILLESNCGAEIDSHDFVIRLNQPPIHDYRRDVGSRTNLTIVNGKLLKEISRTLQSVYGKTLKTATSHNDVQLFESPGMIFSYPFIFTKKRQAEMRVIDTAIKNYNKTTITAFPSTSFLDSKRVYEELVGKHWNFTSTGLNSFALASTFCDKISMYGFYPMPLYQSRRFPYHYYDKRLPSGSHDFDGEFAMLQQLNVDGVIRHVLGECKPATDA; encoded by the exons ATGG ATCGGTTGACACCATTGATCACCAGGAGAGGCGTCATGACCACACCATGTTTCTATGTAAGAATATTCTTCGGTATTAGCCTGGTCACCATCGCGATGTTTTGGGTGTACGAGCCAGCTGCCGACCTGCACCTAACGGTAAAGTTCGTCCGTCCACAGAACATGAGTAGACCAGCCACTCCATCCAACCTCCGGCCGCTGGAGACTTTTCCGCACCAGCCCATGTTAAAAAGAAAAGTCCACTTCAACATGACAAACATTTGGAAAGTGCG GGAAATTACCAGGAAATATTTTGATCCGAAGAAACACATCATCTATTTTTCGGACTTCGATATCTTCATGGAAAAATGTGACTACCAAACGTTCACTCTTCGGGACTCGCCTGAAAGACCCTGCAACGTTGTGCACACGCCCATCAAGCACTATCGGACATGCGCAGTGGTGGGTAACGGAGGTATACTTCTCGAAAGCAATTGTGGTGCTGAGATAGACAGTCACGACTTTGTCATCCGTTTAAACCAGCCACCAATACATGACTATCGGAGGGATGTGGGCAGCAGGACCAACTTGACGATTGTAAATGGAAAGCTGTTGAAAGAGATCAGCCGAACCCTTCAATCTGTCTATGGCAAGACGTTGAAGACAGCCACGTCTCATAATGATGTTCAACTGTTTGAGTCACCTGGGATGATATTTAGCTACCCATTTATCTTTACTAAGAAAAGACAGGCGGAAATGCGGGTAATCGACACTGCCAtcaaaaattacaacaaaacgACCATAACTGCTTTTCCGTCCACATCTTTCTTGGACAGCAAACG GGTTTACGAAGAACTTGTGGGGAAACATTGGAACTTCACTTCGACGGGCCTGAACTCCTTCGCTCTGGCCTCCACCTTCTGTGACAAGATCTCCATGTACGGCTTCTACCCCATGCCGTTGTATCAGAGCAGGCGCTTTCCCTACCACTACTACGACAAGCGTCTGCCCAGCGGAAGTCATGATTTTGACGGAGAGTTTGCCATGTTGCAGCAACTGAATGTCGACGGAGTTATCAGACATGTACTTGGAGAATGCAAGCCTGCAACTGACGCTTGA